In one Natronospira bacteriovora genomic region, the following are encoded:
- the xerC gene encoding site-specific tyrosine recombinase XerC encodes MPYVDRNPAPPSDPRSLQAYVHAYIEHLTARHYARQSVQYKRASLIWFLDWCRERGIERIHEITRPVLQRYQRHLYHALGRNGKPLSVQSQCNRLTAIRTWFKFLMRENLILYDPASELELPKREKRLPKHTLTAEEAEKIMSQPDVGTPAGLRDRAMLEVLYSTGIRRAELLNLELADINHAAGILAIRQGKGRKDRFVPIGERALAWIDKYLDDGRAVPATETGPVFVDETGRPLDPHRVSRAVKKYIGQAGVEKEGRCHLFRHTMATLMLENGADLRYIQQILGHAHLSTTEIYTHVAIHKLKQIHSATHPATLPEGVADRLKTARGEASDDEPTAQDVLDALDREAMEDNEEER; translated from the coding sequence ATGCCGTATGTGGACCGCAACCCGGCCCCGCCTTCGGACCCGCGCTCGCTTCAGGCCTATGTGCACGCCTACATCGAGCATCTGACGGCCCGTCACTACGCCCGCCAGAGCGTGCAGTACAAGCGCGCCTCCTTGATCTGGTTTCTGGACTGGTGCCGGGAACGGGGCATTGAAAGAATCCACGAGATCACCCGCCCGGTGCTGCAACGCTATCAGCGCCACCTGTATCACGCCCTTGGCCGCAACGGAAAACCGTTATCCGTCCAGAGCCAGTGCAATCGCCTCACGGCGATTCGCACCTGGTTCAAGTTCCTGATGCGCGAGAACCTGATCCTCTACGACCCGGCCTCTGAGCTGGAATTGCCCAAGCGGGAAAAGCGCCTGCCCAAACACACGCTCACCGCCGAGGAGGCCGAAAAGATCATGAGCCAGCCGGATGTCGGCACCCCGGCCGGGCTGCGTGACAGAGCGATGCTTGAAGTGCTGTATTCCACCGGCATCCGCCGGGCCGAGCTTCTGAACCTGGAGCTGGCCGACATCAACCACGCCGCCGGGATTCTGGCCATCCGCCAGGGCAAGGGCCGCAAGGACCGTTTCGTGCCCATCGGCGAGCGGGCGCTCGCCTGGATCGACAAATACCTCGACGACGGCCGCGCCGTGCCGGCCACCGAGACCGGCCCGGTGTTTGTGGACGAGACGGGCCGCCCGCTGGACCCGCACCGGGTCTCCAGAGCCGTGAAAAAGTACATTGGCCAGGCCGGTGTGGAGAAGGAAGGCCGCTGTCATCTCTTTCGCCACACCATGGCCACGCTGATGCTGGAGAACGGGGCGGATCTGCGCTACATCCAGCAGATCCTGGGTCACGCCCACCTGTCCACGACCGAGATCTACACCCATGTGGCCATTCACAAACTGAAACAGATCCACAGCGCCACCCACCCGGCAACCCTGCCGGAAGGCGTCGCCGACCGGCTCAAGACCGCCCGGGGTGAGGCCTCGGACGACGAACCCACCGCCCAGGATGTCTTAGACGCCCTGGACCGCGAAGCGATGGAAGACAACGAAGAGGAGCGCTAG
- a CDS encoding DegV family protein produces MKIGVVIDSACDLPRSYIDKYGLSILPIRLHFGDELFVDERDPQATMRFYQRYLANKETEAETEPPSPDEIKKLFLDKLVLEYDRVLVITLSKSRSLTFENATQASYGVMNEYKGVREKNGIDRPFAMRVLDSKTLFTGQAVLIHETLKMIRKENLPLEKLRPEIEALSENVYGYLIPEDLHYVYHRARTKGDRSVSWLSFKLGSALDMKPIIQMNRGESEAIKKIQGFDSAVSVLLDDTMEKIRNDELKTNTICMSYAGNPEVIKKHPKYMELARLTKKHGIETMLAVMSTTAGINVGPGSFSLAYIKKE; encoded by the coding sequence ATGAAAATCGGTGTGGTCATCGACTCCGCCTGCGATTTGCCGAGAAGCTACATCGACAAATACGGCCTGAGCATCCTGCCCATTCGCCTGCATTTCGGTGACGAGCTCTTCGTGGACGAGCGGGACCCCCAGGCCACCATGCGCTTCTACCAGCGCTACCTGGCCAACAAGGAAACCGAAGCCGAGACCGAACCACCGAGTCCGGACGAGATCAAGAAGCTCTTTCTGGACAAGCTCGTACTCGAGTACGACCGGGTGCTGGTGATCACCCTGTCGAAATCCCGCAGCCTGACCTTCGAGAACGCCACTCAGGCCTCCTATGGCGTGATGAATGAATACAAGGGCGTACGGGAAAAGAACGGCATCGACCGCCCCTTCGCCATGCGGGTGCTGGACAGCAAGACCCTGTTCACCGGCCAGGCCGTTCTCATTCACGAAACCCTCAAGATGATCCGCAAGGAAAATCTTCCGCTGGAGAAACTGCGGCCCGAGATCGAGGCCCTCAGTGAGAACGTCTACGGCTACCTCATCCCCGAAGACCTCCACTACGTCTACCACCGGGCCCGCACCAAGGGTGATCGCAGCGTCAGCTGGCTCAGCTTCAAGCTGGGCTCCGCCTTGGACATGAAACCCATCATCCAGATGAACCGGGGCGAGAGTGAAGCCATCAAGAAGATCCAGGGCTTCGACAGCGCCGTCTCCGTGCTCCTCGACGACACCATGGAGAAAATCCGCAACGACGAGCTCAAGACCAACACCATCTGCATGAGCTATGCCGGCAACCCGGAAGTCATCAAGAAACACCCCAAGTACATGGAACTGGCCCGCTTGACCAAAAAACACGGCATCGAAACCATGCTCGCCGTCATGAGCACCACCGCCGGCATCAACGTCGGCCCGGGCTCCTTCTCACTGGCTTATATCAAGAAGGAATGA
- the hrpA gene encoding ATP-dependent RNA helicase HrpA produces MRELIQAIESRLDECMLRDARRLQKRLGRLKRARDRAAELARLEKQLEQSMARARSRAAQPVRLDYPEELPVSERRDDIREAIESHQVVIVAGETGSGKTTQLPKICMELGLGIRGTIGHTQPRRVAARSTAARIAEETGTELGQLVGYRVRFADRVSDSTRVKLLTDGMLLAESQSDRDLLAYDTLIIDEAHERSLNIDFLLGYLRRLMTRRPELKIIITSATLDTERFSKHFADAPVIEVSGRTWPVELRYRPLGDPEADEEDLTLSQGIARGLTELWREGPGDVLVFLPGEREIRDAADYLGKQSLRNSEILPLYGRLSSKDQDRVFHPDGRSRRVILATNVAETSLTVPGIRYVIDSGLVRLSRYSYRSKVQRLPIEGVSQASANQRSGRCGRLGPGICIRLYSEEDFESRPAFTEPEIQRSNLASVILQMRLLKLGDPDDFPFVDPPEEGLIRDGFRLLEELRALDERRQLTEDGRRMARLPVDPRQGRMLLEAGRLGSLAEVLVIVAALSIQDPRERPSTARQAADECHAVDSDPRSDFLALFNLWQRYRRETAGLSRNQRRKWARRQFLAPMRMEEWGDLLRQLRLALRDMGLKGSEQAAEYPEIHRALLSGLLTQVGRKGEGHAYEGPRGQQFWVFPGSGLFQKSPKWLMAAELVQTSRTFARTVAGVEPQWIEQAAGHIVKREYFEPHWQAGKGRVAAYERVSLFGLDLVAKRRINFGRVRPQEAREVFLREGLVAARLPETPAFLSHNQRLIEEVRELEAKRRRRDLLREEEELAAFYDRAVPADIHDWPGLRAWLKKQGGAGDKALRMRQDDVMAREVESLEASFPDHVKIQGIPVAVDYHFEPGGERDGATLELPLALINQISQADLDWMIPGWRTERATALIRSLPKALRRQFVPAPDFAGAALDAMQPGEPMKLALGRQLQRMSGTEIPQDAWRDEQVPDYLHVVVRLVDGQGRAVDEGSDLSALQARHGHRASESLASAESDEWPRRKTRHWDFGRIPNEVAVERHGVTVTAWPALRDTGSEVELVLHDDRPSADALSHGGIRRLVALRLKQQADAVRKLKGLDRIALRFRKLGDRKTLEEALLRLTLDEAVLDGEEQPRDEAGFEALCRQHSADIIPTGERWRDWLETVMKQHDDIRRRLSGRMNPVLLKAAREIGEQLDYLIFPGFLDGIARQRLSAYPRYLQAVEKRLDRLEQGNPRDQKLSAAIRPHQERLRQRFPEAADQCRHDPDSPLLHYRWMVEEYRVSLFAQELGTDIPVSAQRLDRAWANY; encoded by the coding sequence ATGAGAGAGCTGATTCAAGCGATTGAAAGCCGCCTGGACGAGTGCATGCTGCGGGACGCCCGGCGCTTGCAGAAGCGCCTGGGGCGCCTCAAGCGCGCCCGTGACCGTGCGGCGGAGCTGGCCCGGCTGGAAAAACAGCTGGAACAGTCGATGGCCCGGGCTCGTTCCCGGGCGGCCCAGCCCGTTCGCCTGGACTACCCGGAAGAGCTGCCGGTCAGCGAGCGCCGTGATGACATCCGCGAGGCCATCGAAAGCCACCAGGTGGTAATCGTGGCGGGGGAGACCGGCTCCGGCAAGACCACCCAGCTGCCCAAGATCTGCATGGAGCTGGGCCTGGGCATTCGCGGCACCATCGGCCATACCCAGCCGCGCCGGGTGGCCGCCCGCAGCACGGCGGCCCGCATTGCCGAGGAAACCGGCACCGAGCTGGGCCAGCTGGTGGGCTATCGGGTGCGTTTCGCCGACCGGGTCAGCGACAGCACCCGGGTCAAGCTGCTCACCGACGGCATGCTGCTGGCCGAATCCCAGTCCGACCGGGATCTGCTCGCCTACGACACCCTCATCATCGACGAGGCCCATGAACGCAGCCTCAACATCGATTTCCTGCTCGGCTATCTGCGCCGCCTGATGACGCGGCGGCCGGAGCTCAAGATCATCATTACCTCCGCCACGCTGGACACCGAACGCTTCTCGAAGCATTTTGCGGATGCCCCGGTCATCGAAGTGTCCGGACGAACCTGGCCGGTGGAGTTGCGTTACCGTCCCCTGGGCGACCCGGAGGCGGATGAAGAGGACCTTACCCTGTCCCAGGGCATTGCCCGCGGCCTCACCGAGCTCTGGCGTGAAGGGCCGGGAGATGTATTGGTCTTCCTGCCGGGGGAGCGGGAGATCCGCGATGCCGCCGACTACCTGGGCAAGCAGTCCCTGCGTAACAGCGAGATTCTGCCCCTGTACGGGCGCCTGTCCTCGAAGGACCAGGACAGGGTCTTTCACCCGGACGGGCGCAGCCGCCGGGTCATCCTGGCCACCAATGTGGCCGAGACGTCCCTCACCGTGCCCGGCATTCGCTACGTCATCGACAGCGGCCTGGTTCGGCTCAGCCGTTACAGTTACCGCAGCAAGGTTCAGCGCCTGCCCATCGAGGGCGTGTCGCAGGCCAGTGCCAATCAGCGTTCCGGGCGCTGTGGCCGCCTGGGCCCCGGCATCTGCATTCGCCTGTATTCGGAGGAGGATTTCGAATCCCGGCCGGCCTTCACCGAGCCGGAAATCCAGCGCAGCAATCTGGCCAGCGTGATACTGCAGATGCGCCTGCTCAAGCTTGGTGACCCGGATGACTTTCCCTTTGTCGATCCCCCCGAGGAAGGCCTCATTCGCGACGGGTTTCGCCTGCTGGAAGAACTCAGGGCCCTGGATGAGCGGCGCCAGTTGACCGAGGACGGGCGCCGCATGGCGCGCCTGCCGGTGGATCCGCGCCAGGGCCGGATGCTGCTGGAAGCCGGTCGCCTGGGTTCCCTGGCCGAAGTGCTCGTGATCGTGGCGGCATTGAGCATCCAGGATCCGCGCGAGCGCCCATCCACGGCGCGGCAGGCGGCGGATGAATGCCATGCCGTGGACAGCGACCCCCGATCGGACTTTCTGGCCCTGTTCAATCTCTGGCAGCGCTACCGGCGAGAAACCGCTGGTCTATCCCGCAATCAGCGCCGCAAATGGGCGCGCCGGCAGTTTCTCGCCCCCATGCGCATGGAAGAGTGGGGCGATCTGCTGCGCCAGCTGCGTCTCGCGCTCCGTGACATGGGGCTGAAGGGCAGTGAGCAGGCGGCGGAGTACCCGGAAATTCACCGGGCGCTGCTGTCCGGATTGCTGACCCAGGTGGGTCGCAAGGGCGAGGGTCACGCCTATGAAGGGCCGCGCGGCCAGCAGTTCTGGGTGTTCCCGGGCTCCGGCCTGTTCCAGAAATCGCCCAAGTGGCTCATGGCGGCCGAACTGGTGCAGACCTCCCGCACCTTCGCCCGCACGGTGGCCGGGGTGGAGCCGCAATGGATCGAGCAGGCGGCCGGTCACATCGTCAAGCGCGAGTATTTCGAACCCCACTGGCAGGCCGGCAAGGGCCGGGTGGCCGCCTACGAGCGGGTGAGCCTGTTTGGTCTGGACCTGGTGGCGAAGCGGCGCATCAACTTCGGCCGCGTGCGCCCGCAGGAAGCACGGGAAGTCTTTCTCCGCGAGGGCCTGGTGGCGGCTCGATTGCCCGAGACGCCCGCCTTTCTGTCCCATAACCAGCGGCTGATCGAGGAAGTGCGGGAGCTGGAAGCCAAGCGCCGCCGACGGGATCTGCTGCGGGAAGAAGAGGAACTGGCCGCCTTCTATGACCGGGCAGTGCCGGCCGATATTCATGACTGGCCCGGCCTGCGTGCCTGGCTGAAGAAACAGGGCGGGGCCGGGGACAAGGCCCTGCGCATGCGCCAGGACGATGTCATGGCGCGGGAAGTGGAAAGCCTGGAAGCGAGTTTCCCAGACCATGTGAAAATCCAGGGCATCCCCGTGGCGGTGGACTACCATTTCGAGCCGGGCGGGGAGCGTGACGGGGCCACCCTGGAGCTGCCCCTGGCTCTGATCAACCAGATCAGCCAGGCGGATCTGGACTGGATGATTCCCGGCTGGCGCACGGAACGGGCCACGGCTCTGATCCGTTCCCTGCCCAAGGCGCTGAGGCGTCAGTTCGTGCCGGCCCCGGATTTCGCCGGCGCGGCCCTGGATGCCATGCAGCCCGGCGAGCCGATGAAGCTCGCCCTGGGGCGACAGCTGCAGCGCATGAGCGGCACCGAAATCCCGCAGGACGCCTGGCGCGACGAGCAGGTACCCGATTACCTGCATGTGGTGGTTCGCCTGGTGGACGGGCAGGGCAGGGCCGTCGATGAAGGCAGCGACCTGTCCGCGCTGCAGGCACGCCATGGCCACCGGGCCAGTGAATCCCTTGCCAGTGCCGAATCCGATGAATGGCCGCGGCGAAAGACGCGCCACTGGGATTTCGGCCGCATTCCCAATGAAGTAGCGGTGGAGCGCCACGGCGTCACCGTGACCGCCTGGCCCGCGCTGCGTGATACCGGCAGCGAGGTGGAACTGGTGCTGCATGATGACCGGCCCAGCGCCGATGCCCTGAGCCATGGCGGCATCCGGCGTCTCGTGGCCTTGCGCCTCAAGCAGCAGGCGGATGCCGTGCGCAAGCTCAAGGGGCTCGATCGCATTGCCCTTCGCTTTCGCAAGCTGGGTGACCGCAAGACACTGGAAGAGGCCCTGCTGCGGCTGACGCTGGATGAGGCCGTGCTGGACGGGGAAGAGCAGCCGCGTGACGAGGCCGGGTTCGAGGCCCTCTGTCGCCAGCATTCCGCCGACATCATCCCCACCGGCGAGCGCTGGCGCGACTGGCTGGAGACGGTCATGAAACAGCATGACGATATCCGGCGCCGCCTCTCGGGCCGCATGAATCCGGTACTGCTCAAGGCCGCCCGGGAAATCGGCGAGCAGCTGGACTATCTGATCTTCCCGGGTTTTCTCGACGGCATCGCCCGCCAGCGCCTGAGCGCCTATCCCCGCTATCTCCAGGCGGTGGAAAAACGCCTGGATCGCCTGGAGCAGGGCAACCCCAGGGATCAGAAGCTCTCCGCGGCGATTCGTCCGCACCAGGAACGCCTGCGCCAGCGATTCCCCGAAGCGGCGGACCAATGCCGACACGACCCGGACTCACCGCTGCTGCATTACCGCTGGATGGTGGAGGAATACCGCGTGTCCCTGTTCGCCCAGGAGCTCGGTACCGATATCCCGGTCTCGGCCCAGCGCCTGGATCGCGCCTGGGCCAATTACTGA